Proteins co-encoded in one Cataglyphis hispanica isolate Lineage 1 chromosome 4, ULB_Chis1_1.0, whole genome shotgun sequence genomic window:
- the LOC126848998 gene encoding helix-loop-helix protein delilah-like, with amino-acid sequence MATMGVTVFCNRVQINGNDQEQLMLLRTLQDNENNIIGNQSTLIVPKNNSGGNAASSATVLPPYDPSRLKKHGKNGQPPPVAVARRNARERNRVKQVNNGFATLRQHIPSHIAAGYGDRGKKLSKVETLRMAVEYIRGLQRLLAEADGVEYDPKISTGAQCAPSPTSSVISSSHNGSGERLTLEDDMLAAEDDETEQLDEEEDGSNVKSKITLSRLSPNRHAISSPRDYYASSIGDEENLEPRTVTGGQNFSRLSPNSVASPPSEYYAQNEENLEPQILSPYSGAGDSEEGATTVYATSPETFAGALYYKQEITETGEFMDVVSWWEQEQGRLVHQQHTQRLTHV; translated from the exons ATGGCGACCATGGGGGTAACAGTGTTCTGCAATAGAGTACAAATAAACGGCAACGATCAGGAGCAATTGATGTTGCTGCGCACGCTGCAAGATAACGAGAACAATATTATCGGTAATCAATCGACGCTGATAGTCCCGAAAAACAACAGCGGCGGTAACGCAGCGAGTTCCGCGACCGTGTTACCCCCCTACGATCCTTCCAGATTGAAGAAGCACGGCAAGAACGGCCAACCGCCGCCTGTTGCCGTTGCTCGAAGAAATGCCAGGGAGAGGAATCGCGTGAAGCAAGTAAACAATGGATTTGCCACGTTGAGACAACACATTCCGAGCCACATTGCCGCGGGTTACGGAGACAGGGGTAAGAAGTTATCCAAAGTGGAGACTCTCAGGATGGCCGTCGAATACATCAGAGGCCTTCAGAGGCTCCTGGCTGAGGCTGACGGTGTCGAATACGATCCCAAGATCTCTACCGGTGCACAGTGTGCACCTTCTCCAACTAGTAGCGTTATCTCTTCGAGTCATAACGGCTCCGGCGAGAGACTCACTCTCGAGGACGACATGTTAGCCGCGGAAGATGACGAAACTGAACAACTGGACGAAGAAGAGGACGGAAGTAATGTCAAATCGAAAATTACGTTGTCCAG ATTATCCCCTAATCGACATGCCATTTCATCCCCACGTGACTATTACGCATCTTCGATAGGCGATGAGGAAAATTTGGAGCCACGAACCGTAACCGGTGGACAGAATTTCTCCAGGCTGTCACCAAATTCTGTGGCCTCGCCTCCGTCGGAGTATTACGCACAGAACGAAGAGAATCTCGAGCCACAAATTCTTTCACCGTACAGCGGCGCCGGGGACAGCGAGGAGGGTGCGACGACTGTATACGCGACCAGTCCGGAGACCTTCGCCGGGGCTCTTTACTACAAGCAAGAGATCACCGAGACGGGGGAATTCATGGACGTCGTCAGCTGGTGGGAACAGGAACAGGGTAGACTCGTTCATCAACAGCACACGCAACGGCTGACGCACGTGTAA